Below is a window of Deinococcus seoulensis DNA.
TCAGGTCTAGCCCGTATCCGCGTGCGCCGACTCGTTTCATAGCCTTATTATGACAAATGCTCTAGTGCGGACAGGTTCATCACTTCCGCGCAGACCAGCGAGAAGCAACCAGTGTTGACCCCTCTCCCTTGAGGGGGGAGGCTGGGAGGGGGGTGAGCAGGCATGGCATGACAGAAGACGTTTTGCATGCTTTTCCCCTCTGGCGCTTGAACAGTGTCCGCACCATTGATGAACAGCGCCGCAGGAAACGGGGAGTGGGAACCGCCGGTCAGCCTGTTCCCACTCCCCACTCGCTCCTCTGTACTGCTTTACGGCCCCTCGTCTTCCAGGGTGCGGCGCAGGTCGTCCAGGCTGACGCTCTTGGCGGGGGCGTCCAGGACCACCTGACCGGCCCGCAGCGCCACGACCCGCTGACCCAGGTGCAGGGCTTCCTCCAGCTGGTGCGTGACGAACACGACCGTCACCCTGTGCTGCCACCACAGGGCCAGCAGTTCGTCGGCCAGGGCGGTGCGGGTTGCGTGATCCAGGGCGCTGAACGGCTCGTCGAGCAGCAGCAGGCCCGGCTGGATCGCCAGGGCGCGGGCCAGGGCGACCCGTTGCCGCTGACCGCCGCTCAGTTCGTGCGGGCGGCGCGCGCCGTACTCCGCGAGGCCCACCTGCCGCAGCGCGTCCTGCACGCGGGCGTCGCGTTCGGCGCGGGGCACGCCGCGCAGGCCGAAGGCGACGTTCCCGGCGACGGTCAGCCAGGGGAACAGCGCGGCCTCCTGCTGCACCAGGGTCAGGCGGGGGTGCGGGCCGCGCACGACCTCGCCGCCCAGTCTGATCTGTCCGCTCTGGGGTTTCAGGAACCCGGCCAGGAGGCTCAGCAGGGTGCTCTTGCCGCTGCCGGACGGGCCGACGACGCACAGGAACTCCCCGCCCGGCACCTCTAGCTTCAGGGGGCCGACGCCTGCCGCCTGCTGACCCCGGCGGCCCTGGTAGCGGTAGGTCACGCCGTCCAGGTTCAGGGGTGCGCCGCCACGCCCGGCGGCCAGGGGGGCGGGGGCGGCGCGGGTCATGGTGGTGGTCATTGTGGCACCTCCAGGCCGTAGTCACGGCGGACGCGGCCCTCGGCGGCGCGCAGCAGCGAGTCGAACAGCCCGCCGATCACGCCGATGATGATGATCGTCGCCAGGACCAGCGCCACGTTCGCGGTGTTCCGCCCGATCTCCAGCTGTTCACCCAGGCTGGCCGCTCCGGCGATCAGGAGTTCCCCGCCGACCAGGGCGCGCCAGGAGAAACTCCAGGCGGTGCGCAGCCCGGTCAGGATGCTGGGCACGCTGGCGGGCAGCAGCACCCGCAGCATCAGGCCCAGCGAGCCCGCGCCCAGCGTGCGGCCCGCCACGCGCAGCGCCGGGGGGACGTTCAGCAGCGCGCCGGACACCGCCAGCGCCACCGGAATGAAGCCTTCCAGGATGACGACGAACAGCACGGCGCGTTCGTTCAGGCCCAGGAACAGGATCGCGAACGGCACGAACGCGATGCTGGGCACGCTCTGGATGCCGGTCAGGTACGCGCCCAGCGTGGTCCGCAGGGGTCGCCACGCGCCCATCAGCAGGCCCACGACGACGCCCAGCAGCACGGCGATCACGTACCCGGTCAGGACGCGGCGCAGGCTTCCGCCGATGGCGGACAGCAGCTTGCCGTCCTGCGGGCCGGTGCCCCACAGGCCGTAGCTGATCTCGGTCCACACGGCTTTCGGGCCGGGGAACACGTACGGCGGGTACAGTTTGAGTACGTCGGTGACCAGCCACCACGCGCCCAGGATGACGATCAGGCCCACGAGCTGCGTGACCAGGGTCTGCCAGCGGCTCTGGCCCCGCGCGGCGCGGGTGGGTTGAATGTCAGGGGAGAGGGTCGTCACGTCAGGTCCTCCACGGGATCACTTGCGGATGAACGGCGCGAGGTCCGGCGCGCTGCGGGCGTACCCGGCTTCCACGTTCAGCTTCGCGTACTCGGTCAGCGCAGCCAGGTCGAGGTTGGTCGTGAAGCGCGTCCGCGCGAAGGCCCGTTGCAGCACGCGCGGGTCGAGTTTCGTGCCCGTCGCTTTCAGCAACTGGTTGTTCACGGCGGTCTGAGCCGCTGCCGGGGAGCGGTTGATGAACGCCACGGCCTCGGTGTGAGCCTTCAGGAACGCGGCGACGATCTGCGGGTTGGCCTGCGCGAACTTCGCGTTCACGATCACGACGGTCGTGGGGTACTTCCCGTCGCGCCAGACGGTCTTCTCACTGCCGATGACCTTGTGCCCCTGCGCTTCCAGGGCCGCGCCCCAGGGTTCCGGGACCAGCGTGGCGTCCACGCGTTTGGCGGCGAAGGCGGCCAGCACGTCGGCCGGGGCGATGGGCGTGATCGTGACGGTCCCGCCGTCCGCCCTGGGCTTCAGGCCGTTCTCGTTCAGGATGTGGCGCAGGCTGATGTCCTGCGTGTTCCCCAGGCTGGGCACCGCGACGATCTTCCCGCCCAGATCCCTGTAGGACTTGATGCCGCTGTCCTTGCGCACGACGAGCACCGCGCCCGCCTCGCTGGCCCCGGCGAGGAACTGCACAGGCATGCCGCGCCCGGCCGCGTTGATGGCCGGTCCCGGCCCCACATAGGCGATGTCGATCTGCCCGGCGGCGAACGCCTCGGTCAGGGTGGTGCCGGAGACGAACTCCCTGGCGTCCAGCTTCACCTTGCCGAGGGCCTTCTGGAAGGTGCCGCGCTCCAGGCCCACCAGGGCCGGCGCGTGCGTGAGGTTGGGGAAGAAGCCCAGGCGCACGGTCTGGGCGTCCTGGGCGGCGGCGGTGGTCAGCAGGGTCAGCGTCAGCAGGGTCGGTCTGATCAGTCGGGTCATGGGCCCTCCAGGGTGGGATGCTGTATTTCAATGGGGACGGCGGGTCAGCTCATGTGACAGCCCCCGCCGTCCCTTCAGGTTTCCTTCAGTTCGTGTGCCGACCGGTCAGTTCAGGCCTTGTCGGCGTACGCGGCGCGGAGCACCTCGGCCACCTCGGGCCGGGTGAACTCGGCGGGCAGGTTCTCCCCGGCGCGCAGCTTCTCGCGCACTTTCGTGCCGCTCAGCACGAGGTGATGCGAGCCGTCGTGCGGGCAGGTGCGGGGGCTGACCAGCTGCCCGCAGGAGTTGCAGTAGAAGGTGTGCTCGAACTTCAGGATCTGGATGCCCAGTTCCTCGGGCGAGTACGCGCTGAAGATCTCCTGCGCGTCGTACGTGCCGTAGTAGCTGCCGACGCCCGCGTGGTCGCGGCCCACGATGAAGTGCGTCACGCCGTAGTTGCGCCGCGACAGGGCGTGCAGGATCGCCTCGCGCGGCCCGGCGTAGCGCATGGCGGCCGGGTACACGCTCAGCAGCGTGCGGGCCTGCGGGTAGTACTTCTCCAGCAGCACCTCGTACGCCTGCACGCGGGTGGCGGCGGGCACGTCGTCGCCCTTGGTGGTCCCGACCAGTGGGTGCAGCAGCAGCCCGTCCACGAGTTCCAGCGCGACCTTCTGCAGGTACTCGTGCGCGCGGTGGATGGGGTTGCGGGTCTGGAACGCCACCGTGGAGCGCCAGCCGCGCGCCTCGATCACCTCGCGCACCTCGGCCGGCGTGCGGTGGTGGCGGGGGAAGTGCCCACGGGGAATCTCGAACAGCGCGACCGGCCCGGCCAGGTTGAAGTCACCCTGCGCGTACAGCGCCGCCACGCCGGGATGCGTCTCGTCCTCGGTGCGGTACACCTCGCGCGCCTCCCAGGCCTTGCGGGCCGCGAAGGCCTCCTGCACGTCCACCCAGCCGACGTCCTGACCCTCGAAGCTCAGGACCACGCGCCCGCGCAGCCCGGCGTGCTCGGCGCCCACGGGCAGCGTGATCGGGATGCTCCAGGGCGTGCCGTCCGCGAGACGCAGCCGCTCGATGACCGAGAGGTAGTCCGCTTCCCCCACGAAGCCGGTCAGGGGGGAGTACGCGCCGGTGGCGAGCATCTCCAGGTCGGCCAGGGTGCGCTCGCTGATGCTCAGGCGCGGCAGCGCGGCGAGTTCCGCCGGGTCGAAGTCGTGTCCGGCGCGGCGCACGCCGTTGACCAGGGTGCCGCCGAGGGGGCTGGGGAGGGTGGAGGTGGTGGGGAGCAGGATCGTCATGGGTCGGACCTCTTGATGAAAAGACTCAACTATTCGGGGCAGGAAAAGCCGCTCAGGATTCAGGCGGCGGTGCAGGTGCTCGGGCGTCAACAGCGGCGCGTCACAGCCTGTTCTCCCCGGCCCACAGGCCGCACTCGGTCTTGCCCTTCCCGGCCCAGCGGCCCGCGCGGGCGTCCTCGCCGGGACGCACGGCGCGCGTGCAGGTCCAGCAGCCGACGCTCAGGAAGCCATCCCAGTACAGCGGGTTCACCGGCAGGTCCTGCTCGCGCGCGTAGGTTTCCAGCCTCTCGCGCGTCCAGTGGGCCAGCGGGTTCACCTTCACGCGCGCGCCGTCCTCGACGAACGGAATGTCCGCGCGGGTGCTCGCCTGATCGCGGCTGCGGGCGTTCAGCAGCGCCGACGGGGCCTTCCGGCGCAGGTACGCCTGGAGGGGCGCGACCTTCCGCACCGCGCAGCAGGCGTCCGGGTCGCTGGCGTACAGCGCCGGGTCGGTCTGCCCGTCCTCGGGGGTCGCGCCGTCGTTCAGGGTCACGAACGTCAGTTCCGGGTAGCGGGCGGCCAGCCGGTCACGGGTCGCCAGCGTCTCGGGGAAGTGGTACCCGGTGTCCACGAACACCACCTCGCCCCGGTACCCGGCCTTCACGGCCAGATCGAGCAGCACCACGCCGTTCAGGTTGAACGCGCTGGGCATCAGCACGTCACCGTGCGTTTCAAGCGTCCAGCGGATCACGTCCAGCGGATCAGTGTCCGGCGCGAAGTCGGGTCGGGGCGAGAGGATCGTCATACCTTCAGGGCCTCCAGCAGTTGCCGCACGCCGTCCTCGACGCTGATGCGGTCGGTGCGCAGGTGCAGATCCGGATTCTCCGGGGCCTCGTAGGGGTCGCTGACCCCGGTGAAGTGCGGGATCTCCCCGGCGATGGCCTTCAGGTACAGGCCCTTCACGTCCCGCGCCGTCACGACGTCCAGCGGGGCATCCACGAAGACCTCCAGCGCGTTCGGAAGGCCGGACAGCACCTCGCGGCGGGTGTCGGCGTAGGGGCTGATCGCGCTGACCAGGACCGTCACGCCGTGCTTGGCGAGCAGGCCCGCCACGAAGCCGATGCGGCGCACGTTCGTGTCCCGGTCCGCCTTCGAGAAGCCCAGGCCCTTGCTGAGGTTCTCGCGCACCGCGTCGCCGTCCAGCAGTTCCACGGCCACGCCACGCGCCAGGAGTTCCTCGTGCAGGGCACTCGCCAGGGTGCTTTTTCCGGCGCCGCTGAGGCCGGTCAGCCACACCACGCGGCCCGTCCCGACGGCCTGCTCGGCCACGGCGGTCATGCGGTGACCGCCTCGCGCGCGCCCAGCACGGCGTCCGGCGCGAAGTGCTCGTGCCCGGTGCGGTCCGCGTACTCCACGAAGCTCTCGCCCGGCTGCTTGTTCGCCTGGAACTCGGCCAGCACGGCCGCCGCGTACTCGTTCAGGCGTTCGGCAGGCACCGCGCCCTTCAGTTTCGTGCCGGTCCGCTGCGCCTGCCCGATGCTTCCGGCCAGGTGCACGTTGAAGACCTCGTGCACGGTGCCGTCCTTGTCGGTCTTGTTCGCACCCATGAAGCCCAGGTCGGCCACCTGGTAGCGCGTGCAGGCGTTGCTGCACCCGGTCAGGTTGATCGTGAACGGCACGTCCATCGCCAGCGTCAGCGGTTCGAGGTGATCGACCAGATCGGCGGTGCGGGCCTTGGTCTCGGTCAGCGCGAGGCGGCAGAACTGGTTGCCGGTGCAGGCGATGGTCGTACCCCGGATGGTCGCCTTCGGCGCGAGTTCGATGGCGGCCAGTTCGGCACTCAGGGCCTCAACGTCCTCGGTGGCGACGTGGGGGATCACCATGTTCTGGAACGCGGTGGTGCGCAGCACGCCCTTGCCGTAGCGGTCGGCCAGATCGGCCAGCGCGCGGGCCTTGGTGGGGTCGATGCGGCCCACAGTGGTCGCCACGACCACGTAGTTCAGGCCGTCCGCCTGCGGGTTCACGCCCAGCACGTCGTTCCCGCCGAAGCGTGCGGTCGGCGCGGCGGGGCCGTCCGTGAGCTTGCGGCCCAGGTAGTCGTTCTCGACGATCTCGCGGAACTTCTCGACGCCCAGGTCCTTGATCAGGAACTTCAGGCGGCTCTTCTTGCGGTTCTGGCGGTAGCCGTGGTCGCGGTACGCGGCGGTGATGGCCTGCCCGACCTCCACGACCTCCTCGGGGCGGATGAACACGCCCAGCCGCCTGGACAGGTGCGCCACGGCGCCCAGGCCGCCGCCTACCCACACGTCGAAGCCGACCTCACCGTTCACGCGGTGCGCGAGGAAGCCGATGTCGTTGATCATGTGGATACCTTCCAGTTCCGGCACCGCCGTGATGCTCATCTTGAACTTGCGCGGCAGGTCCTGGAAGTCGGGGTTGCCGGTCAGGGTGCCTTCCATGGCGTGGGCCAGGGGGCGCACGTCGATGATCTCGCGGGCGTCCAGGCCGGCCAGGGGGCTGGCGATCACGGCGCGCACGGTGTCGCCGCAGGCCCCCTTGGGGTGCAGGCCCAGCGGTTCCAGCCGCTCGAAGATGCGCGGGATGTCCTGGATGGTCAGCCAGTGGAACTGGAACGCCTGACGGTCCGTGACGTCCAGGAAGCCCCGGCCGTACTCCTCGGCGATGTTCGCCACCTCGCGCATCGTCGCGGAGCTGAACTCAGCGGCGGGCACGCGGACGCGCATCATCAGGAAGCCGTCCTCCTGCGGGCGCTGCGGGTACACCCCGGCCCACTTGAGCAGGTCGATCCGTTCGGGGTCGATGAAGCCCTGCTCGGCGTACTGGGGGATCAGGTCGAAAATCTGGAAGGGCGGAACGGCTTTCTTCAGGGCTTCGATGTCACTCATGGTCGGTCCTTTTATGGCGCGGTATGTCGCGGTATGTCGCGCGGGGCGTGCAGGGGTTCGGGGTGAAGGGAGATCAGCGGCGCAGCAGCGCGTAGCGCAGGCGACGGTACTGGAAGTACATGATGCAGCCCACGCAGATCTTCTCGGTCAGGTTCAGGACGGCCAGCGCGATCACGACCACGCCCAGCAGCGCCCCCACGACCGGCAGGCCAGCCAGGGTGAACGCGGCGGAGGCCAGCAGGAAGGTGCCGCCCACGCCCTGCGCGAAGTGATGCGCGCGGGGGTCCTCCTCGACGATCTCGGGGCTCAGGCCCAGACTGCGGCCCAGCAGGCGGTACGCGGCGCGCATGGGGGAGACGTCTGGGAGCACAGCGCCCAGCAGCATGGCGGCGCCCAGGATCAGCGTCAGGGCCGGGAGGGTCAGGATCACGGCCAGCAGCGTCACGAAGACCACGGCCAGCTGGTTGAACTTCAGGGCGCTGAGGTCCGTGCGGGCAGGCTGTCGGGTGGGGGCGGAAGCAATCATTGACAAAAAAGGTAAACCTTTATGGCGTACAAAACAAGTCAACTATCCAGACAGGTGCCCGGACCCACCCTTCACGCAGTCCACACCGTCCCGCCGGACCCGTCCAGCACACCCCGACACAGCTGACCGGCTGTCAAGCGCACCTGCGGCAACGCCCGCCCGGCCCGCCCGCTAGCCTGCCAGGGCACTCATACGGACTCCGATTGAATGGCTTACAAAGCCGTTCAATCCGAGCAGAGCGAGTATGAGTCGAAGCGGGTTCCGGACATGGAGTTGACAGATCGGTGGTGTTCCGATCTGTTAACGAAATAAACGGAACCCGATCATACGGATTCCGTTTCCATACACCCCCGGCCCAGCAGGAGACCCCATGACCGACCCGATCCCGCCGAACAGCCCCACCCCGATTCGCCGTCCGGCCCGCCCGCTGGCCGCCGCCGCCCTCGGCGCCCTGCTGCTGGTGGGCGCGTACGCCGGCGCGACGGCCGTGTTCTCCAGCCGCGCCCAGACGCTGACCACCGACCTGACTGACCGGCTGCGCGCCAGTGCCGCCGCCTCGGGCGCGCAGGTCGAACAGGTGTCGTACGCGCGCGGCTTCACGCACAGCACGCAGGTGCTGCGGCTCAGGCTGCCCGGCACCGACGGCGCCCCGCAGGAACTGCTCGTCACGAACGACATCCAGCACGGCCCGCTGCCCGCCTTCAGCGGCGTCGGGCAGGCCACCGTCACCACCACCTTCCGCCCCGGGGACCCGCAGACGCAGGCCGCGTACGCCCGCGCGTTCCCCACCCGCCAGCCCCGGATCGTGACCGCCATCGGACTCGCCGGAGACACCCACAGCCGCGTGGACGTTCCGGGCGGCACCGTCACCGAGCAGGGCACCACCG
It encodes the following:
- a CDS encoding ABC transporter ATP-binding protein, which codes for MTTTMTRAAPAPLAAGRGGAPLNLDGVTYRYQGRRGQQAAGVGPLKLEVPGGEFLCVVGPSGSGKSTLLSLLAGFLKPQSGQIRLGGEVVRGPHPRLTLVQQEAALFPWLTVAGNVAFGLRGVPRAERDARVQDALRQVGLAEYGARRPHELSGGQRQRVALARALAIQPGLLLLDEPFSALDHATRTALADELLALWWQHRVTVVFVTHQLEEALHLGQRVVALRAGQVVLDAPAKSVSLDDLRRTLEDEGP
- a CDS encoding ABC transporter permease, with translation MTTLSPDIQPTRAARGQSRWQTLVTQLVGLIVILGAWWLVTDVLKLYPPYVFPGPKAVWTEISYGLWGTGPQDGKLLSAIGGSLRRVLTGYVIAVLLGVVVGLLMGAWRPLRTTLGAYLTGIQSVPSIAFVPFAILFLGLNERAVLFVVILEGFIPVALAVSGALLNVPPALRVAGRTLGAGSLGLMLRVLLPASVPSILTGLRTAWSFSWRALVGGELLIAGAASLGEQLEIGRNTANVALVLATIIIIGVIGGLFDSLLRAAEGRVRRDYGLEVPQ
- a CDS encoding ABC transporter substrate-binding protein, with amino-acid sequence MTRLIRPTLLTLTLLTTAAAQDAQTVRLGFFPNLTHAPALVGLERGTFQKALGKVKLDAREFVSGTTLTEAFAAGQIDIAYVGPGPAINAAGRGMPVQFLAGASEAGAVLVVRKDSGIKSYRDLGGKIVAVPSLGNTQDISLRHILNENGLKPRADGGTVTITPIAPADVLAAFAAKRVDATLVPEPWGAALEAQGHKVIGSEKTVWRDGKYPTTVVIVNAKFAQANPQIVAAFLKAHTEAVAFINRSPAAAQTAVNNQLLKATGTKLDPRVLQRAFARTRFTTNLDLAALTEYAKLNVEAGYARSAPDLAPFIRK
- the sat gene encoding sulfate adenylyltransferase, with the translated sequence MTILLPTTSTLPSPLGGTLVNGVRRAGHDFDPAELAALPRLSISERTLADLEMLATGAYSPLTGFVGEADYLSVIERLRLADGTPWSIPITLPVGAEHAGLRGRVVLSFEGQDVGWVDVQEAFAARKAWEAREVYRTEDETHPGVAALYAQGDFNLAGPVALFEIPRGHFPRHHRTPAEVREVIEARGWRSTVAFQTRNPIHRAHEYLQKVALELVDGLLLHPLVGTTKGDDVPAATRVQAYEVLLEKYYPQARTLLSVYPAAMRYAGPREAILHALSRRNYGVTHFIVGRDHAGVGSYYGTYDAQEIFSAYSPEELGIQILKFEHTFYCNSCGQLVSPRTCPHDGSHHLVLSGTKVREKLRAGENLPAEFTRPEVAEVLRAAYADKA
- a CDS encoding phosphoadenylyl-sulfate reductase produces the protein MTILSPRPDFAPDTDPLDVIRWTLETHGDVLMPSAFNLNGVVLLDLAVKAGYRGEVVFVDTGYHFPETLATRDRLAARYPELTFVTLNDGATPEDGQTDPALYASDPDACCAVRKVAPLQAYLRRKAPSALLNARSRDQASTRADIPFVEDGARVKVNPLAHWTRERLETYAREQDLPVNPLYWDGFLSVGCWTCTRAVRPGEDARAGRWAGKGKTECGLWAGENRL
- a CDS encoding nitrite/sulfite reductase gives rise to the protein MSDIEALKKAVPPFQIFDLIPQYAEQGFIDPERIDLLKWAGVYPQRPQEDGFLMMRVRVPAAEFSSATMREVANIAEEYGRGFLDVTDRQAFQFHWLTIQDIPRIFERLEPLGLHPKGACGDTVRAVIASPLAGLDAREIIDVRPLAHAMEGTLTGNPDFQDLPRKFKMSITAVPELEGIHMINDIGFLAHRVNGEVGFDVWVGGGLGAVAHLSRRLGVFIRPEEVVEVGQAITAAYRDHGYRQNRKKSRLKFLIKDLGVEKFREIVENDYLGRKLTDGPAAPTARFGGNDVLGVNPQADGLNYVVVATTVGRIDPTKARALADLADRYGKGVLRTTAFQNMVIPHVATEDVEALSAELAAIELAPKATIRGTTIACTGNQFCRLALTETKARTADLVDHLEPLTLAMDVPFTINLTGCSNACTRYQVADLGFMGANKTDKDGTVHEVFNVHLAGSIGQAQRTGTKLKGAVPAERLNEYAAAVLAEFQANKQPGESFVEYADRTGHEHFAPDAVLGAREAVTA
- a CDS encoding DUF4395 domain-containing protein, translated to MIASAPTRQPARTDLSALKFNQLAVVFVTLLAVILTLPALTLILGAAMLLGAVLPDVSPMRAAYRLLGRSLGLSPEIVEEDPRAHHFAQGVGGTFLLASAAFTLAGLPVVGALLGVVVIALAVLNLTEKICVGCIMYFQYRRLRYALLRR